In Arthrobacter alpinus, a single window of DNA contains:
- a CDS encoding SMP-30/gluconolactonase/LRE family protein — MKTSTATRITGPITHHGEGPFWDMRTGRLLLVDLLAGAVVSLDAEGNLQRHPVPSTVACLVRRRREGGFVIATERGLVFAEEDLDTFSPGPEFLNDEKARLNEGGCDPHGSLLIGSMAYDGAEGEGSLFRITADRTEVDVAVPRVSISNGLQWSADGTRAFYIDTPTRRVDVFDVDPSGGGWSNRRAFIEVRNTPGFPDGMAIDQADGLWVALWGGSAVHHYDAHGTLVEIIEVPGVSQVTACAFGGPTMTTLYITTSRDGLADNAEPMAGSVFAMETSQPGARLHEYAG; from the coding sequence ATGAAGACCAGCACGGCCACTCGAATCACCGGCCCGATCACGCATCACGGCGAGGGCCCTTTCTGGGACATGCGAACAGGGCGGCTGCTTCTTGTGGACTTGCTGGCCGGAGCCGTGGTCAGCCTCGACGCCGAGGGGAACCTCCAGCGGCACCCTGTGCCCAGCACGGTAGCATGCCTGGTCAGGCGTCGACGCGAAGGTGGATTTGTCATCGCAACCGAGCGCGGCCTCGTCTTCGCGGAAGAGGACCTTGATACGTTCTCGCCAGGGCCGGAGTTTCTCAACGATGAGAAAGCGCGGCTCAACGAAGGCGGATGTGATCCACACGGGAGCCTCCTCATAGGATCCATGGCGTATGACGGCGCCGAAGGGGAGGGCTCATTGTTCCGTATCACGGCAGATCGCACCGAAGTGGACGTCGCCGTACCAAGAGTGTCCATCTCCAACGGGCTGCAGTGGTCCGCTGACGGAACCCGTGCCTTCTACATCGACACTCCCACTCGGCGCGTGGACGTATTCGACGTCGACCCGAGCGGCGGCGGCTGGTCCAACAGGAGGGCGTTTATCGAGGTGCGCAACACGCCTGGTTTCCCCGACGGGATGGCAATCGACCAGGCCGACGGTCTCTGGGTTGCGCTCTGGGGAGGAAGCGCCGTCCATCATTACGACGCTCACGGCACACTGGTCGAGATCATTGAAGTTCCCGGCGTCTCCCAAGTCACCGCATGCGCCTTTGGCGGACCCACGATGACCACCCTGTACATCACAACCTCAAGGGATGGGCTCGCCGACAATGCCGAGCCCATGGCAGGATCCGTGTTTGCCATGGAAACATCGCAGCCCGGCGCCCGCCTCCACGAATACGCCGGGTAA
- a CDS encoding LacI family DNA-binding transcriptional regulator has translation MRAITINHVAEAAGVSIGTVSKALNGTGRVSFETRERVRREAARLGFVPRTRADSGAAVDLAYSVGVLTSDSFGRFTIPIMLGAEDTLGPGRVTVLMCDGRGDALRERFYIDSLMRRRVDGIIVTGRGNDARSPIRGTGSVPVVYAFAPSTDPDDYSIVPNSQKVGALAVDHLVGGGRRRLVQITGHESQAATAERHRGASSALTAHGLQWAAAPQFGEWSERWGREAAIRLVRDGVDFDGAFCGSDQIARGFVTGLRESGIDVPGQVGVVGVDNWDVMVEAARPPLTTIDLNLAEIGRRAAMVIINAINGEQVPKGSEKVEPSLIMRDSSASPAPPSSATR, from the coding sequence CGATTAACCACGTAGCCGAGGCCGCAGGCGTGTCCATCGGAACGGTTTCAAAAGCACTCAACGGAACCGGCCGGGTGTCATTCGAAACCCGGGAACGGGTCCGTCGCGAGGCTGCGCGCCTGGGTTTCGTGCCGCGCACCCGAGCAGACTCCGGTGCGGCTGTTGATCTGGCTTATTCGGTCGGCGTACTCACATCCGACAGCTTCGGGAGATTCACCATACCCATCATGCTGGGCGCCGAAGACACGCTCGGGCCGGGACGGGTCACGGTCTTGATGTGCGATGGCCGCGGAGACGCCCTTCGCGAACGGTTCTACATCGACAGCCTGATGCGACGGCGAGTGGACGGAATCATCGTCACCGGCCGCGGCAATGACGCCAGGTCACCGATTCGGGGCACTGGATCCGTTCCAGTGGTTTATGCGTTTGCACCATCCACTGATCCTGATGACTATTCGATAGTTCCGAATAGTCAAAAGGTTGGCGCGCTCGCCGTCGATCACCTGGTAGGTGGAGGCCGACGCCGGCTGGTTCAGATCACAGGACACGAGTCCCAAGCAGCCACAGCGGAACGGCACCGCGGTGCATCCTCCGCGCTGACTGCTCACGGGCTCCAATGGGCCGCGGCGCCTCAGTTCGGAGAATGGTCCGAACGATGGGGGCGCGAAGCGGCAATACGACTTGTCCGGGACGGCGTCGATTTCGACGGCGCATTTTGCGGAAGCGACCAGATTGCCCGCGGATTCGTCACCGGCCTCCGAGAGTCTGGCATCGATGTACCAGGGCAGGTGGGCGTTGTCGGCGTCGACAATTGGGACGTCATGGTCGAGGCAGCCCGCCCACCATTGACAACGATCGACCTCAACCTCGCCGAAATTGGTCGCCGCGCAGCCATGGTCATCATCAACGCGATCAACGGCGAACAAGTCCCCAAAGGTTCCGAGAAAGTTGAACCTTCGCTCATCATGCGGGACTCCAGCGCCTCACCGGCACCGCCTTCCTCGGCCACCCGTTAG
- a CDS encoding extracellular solute-binding protein has product MAPFTFKNPPISRRAFVTGIAAAGLVALVGCSKKSDAPVDISTQGVGAMEGFEADMQFKATEPLNLSILWTDWPELPVKDSWEVFKEIKARTNINLELTHIPFSDAVEKRSLLISAGDAPSIIPLIYTGDEKPFVSSGAVLPMSDYVEYMPNFKKYVKEWDLEAMIENLRQADGKYYMLPGLQEVSVPVFSLMIRKDIFEEVGAGIPNTWDEVREGLVKIKAKYPDSYPLADGFEGQSLLNYAARAFGTQAGWGFGTGTILDQETKKLKSVATSKEYKDLITFFHGLVKDGLLDPESLTAADAGGGNATVSEKFANNKVFAASGNTGTVIEYSTALDKTLGKGAHEVILIAPPGGPAGNVIGPRNFWHGFMLSSKAKDEPNFQALLQFVDWYFYNPDARDLLRWGVEGKQYTKDATGAIKLKDGFSLDAWNLTSKGAVDIQKDLGYSTFAAEGTESRKLKESYSPKDAVAYIDSVLTTRTFREPDEPAPLEEAELEQSSLLATPLKDNVDTNTLKFVLGERNLSEWDKYVAELEGQGLTSYVDLLNTAHDRFADKA; this is encoded by the coding sequence ATGGCACCTTTCACGTTTAAGAACCCACCCATTAGTCGGCGCGCGTTTGTCACTGGAATCGCCGCAGCCGGACTGGTGGCCCTGGTTGGCTGCAGTAAGAAATCAGATGCACCCGTGGACATCTCGACCCAGGGCGTCGGTGCCATGGAGGGGTTCGAGGCAGACATGCAGTTCAAGGCCACGGAGCCGTTGAACCTCTCTATTCTTTGGACGGATTGGCCCGAGCTTCCGGTGAAGGACTCTTGGGAGGTGTTCAAGGAAATCAAGGCCCGAACCAACATCAACCTTGAATTGACCCACATTCCCTTCAGCGACGCAGTGGAGAAGCGCAGTCTGCTCATCAGCGCCGGCGATGCTCCCTCCATCATTCCGCTCATCTACACAGGTGATGAGAAGCCGTTTGTGTCCTCCGGCGCGGTCTTGCCCATGAGCGACTACGTGGAATACATGCCCAACTTCAAGAAATACGTGAAGGAATGGGACCTTGAAGCCATGATCGAGAATTTGCGCCAGGCTGACGGCAAGTACTACATGTTGCCGGGCCTTCAAGAGGTATCCGTGCCCGTCTTCTCGCTCATGATCCGAAAGGACATTTTCGAGGAGGTTGGCGCCGGAATTCCCAATACGTGGGATGAGGTGCGGGAAGGCTTGGTCAAGATCAAGGCCAAATATCCGGATTCCTACCCGCTGGCTGACGGCTTTGAAGGGCAATCTCTGCTCAATTACGCTGCTCGCGCCTTCGGTACGCAGGCCGGCTGGGGTTTCGGAACCGGCACAATCCTCGACCAGGAAACCAAAAAGCTCAAGTCCGTCGCCACATCGAAAGAGTACAAGGACCTGATCACGTTCTTCCACGGCTTGGTCAAGGACGGCCTTCTGGATCCGGAATCCTTGACGGCGGCCGATGCCGGCGGCGGTAACGCCACTGTTTCGGAGAAATTCGCCAACAACAAAGTCTTCGCCGCGTCCGGGAACACCGGAACTGTCATTGAATACTCGACGGCGCTCGACAAAACCTTGGGGAAGGGTGCACACGAGGTCATTCTCATTGCCCCGCCGGGCGGCCCCGCTGGCAACGTCATTGGGCCCCGCAACTTCTGGCATGGTTTCATGCTCAGCTCAAAGGCCAAGGACGAACCCAACTTCCAGGCGCTGCTGCAGTTTGTTGACTGGTATTTCTACAACCCTGATGCACGGGACCTGCTGCGGTGGGGCGTTGAAGGCAAGCAGTACACAAAGGATGCAACGGGCGCCATCAAGCTCAAGGACGGGTTCTCGCTTGATGCATGGAACCTCACGAGCAAGGGTGCCGTGGATATTCAGAAGGACCTTGGATACTCCACATTCGCCGCTGAAGGAACCGAAAGCCGGAAGTTGAAAGAGTCTTACAGCCCCAAAGATGCCGTGGCGTACATTGATTCTGTTCTGACGACCAGGACTTTCCGCGAACCTGATGAGCCGGCACCGTTGGAAGAGGCAGAACTGGAGCAGTCCTCCTTGCTTGCCACTCCCTTGAAGGACAACGTCGATACCAACACCTTGAAGTTCGTGCTGGGCGAGCGCAACCTCAGCGAATGGGACAAGTACGTCGCCGAGCTTGAGGGACAAGGACTCACGAGTTACGTTGACCTGCTTAACACCGCCCACGACCGCTTCGCAGACAAGGCGTAG